One window of Curtobacterium sp. 458 genomic DNA carries:
- the typA gene encoding translational GTPase TypA, whose product MALATRSDLRNVAIVAHVDHGKTTLVDAMLTQTNSFDAHFEGEDRMMDSNDLEREKGITILAKNTSVLYNGKHAEEFNPGGRITINVIDTPGHADFGGEVERGLSMVDGVVLLVDASEGPLPQTRFVLRKALAAKLPVILLVNKTDRPDSRIDEVVSESQDLLLGLASDLSDEVDDLDLDAILDVPVVYASGRAGAASRNKPEDGSLPDNEDLEPLFEAILQHVPAPTYDDEHPLQAHVTNLDASPFLGRLALLRIFHGTMKKGQTVAWVKHDGSVVNARITELLITKALDRYPAESAGPGDIVAVAGFEDITIGETLTDPEDVRPLPTITVDDPAISMTIGTNTSPLVGKVKGHKLTARMVKDRLDRELVGNVSLKVQDIGRPDAWEVQGRGELALAILVEQMRREGYELTVGKPQVVTKRDENGKLLEPYEHMTIDTPEEHLGAITQLMAARKGRMENMVNHGTGWIRMEFIVPSRGLIGFRTSFLTETRGTGIANAISHGYGEWAGSIQTRINGSIVSDRSGVVTPFAITNLQERMTFFVNPTEEVYEGMVIGENSRADDMDVNITKEKKLTNMRSSTADTFESMTPSRQLSLEECLEFAREDECVEVTPDAVRIRKVELDAQARQRAYARLKRQDA is encoded by the coding sequence ATGGCGCTCGCCACCCGGTCCGACCTGCGCAACGTCGCCATCGTGGCACACGTCGACCACGGCAAGACCACCCTCGTCGACGCGATGCTCACGCAGACCAACTCGTTCGACGCCCACTTCGAGGGCGAGGACCGGATGATGGACTCGAACGACCTCGAGCGCGAGAAGGGCATCACCATCCTCGCGAAGAACACCTCGGTGCTCTACAACGGGAAGCACGCCGAGGAGTTCAACCCGGGTGGTCGCATCACGATCAACGTGATCGACACCCCCGGCCACGCCGACTTCGGCGGTGAGGTCGAGCGCGGCCTCTCCATGGTCGACGGTGTCGTGCTGCTCGTCGACGCGTCCGAGGGTCCGCTGCCCCAGACCCGCTTCGTGCTCCGCAAGGCCCTCGCCGCGAAGCTCCCGGTGATCCTGCTCGTCAACAAGACGGACCGCCCGGACTCCCGCATCGACGAGGTCGTCTCCGAGTCGCAGGACCTCCTGCTCGGCCTGGCCTCCGACCTCTCGGACGAGGTCGACGACCTCGACCTCGACGCCATCCTCGACGTCCCCGTGGTGTACGCCTCGGGTCGCGCCGGTGCCGCGTCGCGCAACAAGCCGGAGGACGGCAGCCTGCCGGACAACGAGGACCTCGAGCCGCTGTTCGAAGCGATCCTCCAGCACGTGCCGGCCCCGACGTACGACGACGAGCACCCGCTGCAGGCGCACGTCACGAACCTCGACGCGTCGCCGTTCCTCGGTCGCCTCGCGCTGCTCCGCATCTTCCACGGCACGATGAAGAAGGGCCAGACCGTGGCCTGGGTGAAGCACGACGGCAGCGTCGTCAACGCCCGCATCACCGAGCTCCTCATCACGAAGGCGCTCGACCGCTACCCGGCCGAGTCGGCGGGCCCCGGCGACATCGTCGCCGTCGCCGGTTTCGAGGACATCACCATCGGTGAGACCCTGACCGACCCCGAGGACGTCCGTCCGCTGCCGACCATCACGGTCGACGACCCGGCGATCTCGATGACGATCGGCACGAACACCAGCCCGCTCGTCGGCAAGGTCAAGGGCCACAAGCTCACCGCCCGCATGGTCAAGGACCGCCTCGACCGCGAACTCGTCGGCAACGTCTCGCTCAAGGTCCAGGACATCGGCCGCCCCGACGCGTGGGAGGTCCAGGGCCGCGGCGAGCTCGCGCTGGCGATCCTCGTCGAGCAGATGCGCCGCGAGGGCTACGAGCTCACGGTCGGCAAGCCGCAGGTCGTCACCAAGCGTGACGAGAACGGCAAGCTCCTCGAGCCGTACGAGCACATGACGATCGACACGCCGGAGGAGCACCTCGGCGCCATCACCCAGCTCATGGCCGCCCGCAAGGGCCGCATGGAGAACATGGTGAACCACGGCACCGGGTGGATCCGCATGGAGTTCATCGTGCCGTCGCGCGGCCTGATCGGCTTCCGCACGTCGTTCCTCACCGAGACCCGCGGCACCGGCATCGCCAACGCGATCTCGCACGGCTACGGCGAGTGGGCCGGTTCGATCCAGACCCGCATCAACGGCTCGATCGTGTCCGACCGCTCCGGTGTCGTCACGCCGTTCGCCATCACGAACCTCCAGGAGCGGATGACGTTCTTCGTCAACCCGACGGAGGAGGTCTACGAGGGCATGGTCATCGGCGAGAACTCGCGCGCCGACGACATGGACGTGAACATCACGAAGGAGAAGAAGCTGACGAACATGCGTTCGTCGACGGCCGACACCTTCGAGTCGATGACCCCGTCGCGGCAGCTGTCGCTCGAGGAGTGCCTCGAGTTCGCGCGCGAGGACGAGTGCGTCGAGGTCACCCCCGACGCGGTCCGCATCCGCAAGGTGGAGCTGGACGCGCAGGCGCGCCAGCGTGCGTACGCCCGCCTCAAGCGCCAGGACGCCTGA
- a CDS encoding CPBP family intramembrane glutamic endopeptidase, with the protein MSRRRTWTEITIVLLLSLGGSALYSILQIIDDLSQTTPLGQQSTALNQSTTTVQYVDLARQLVGIAVDLAPVALVCYLLWSTTRPHLSRLGIDRFRVRPDLGGAALIALCIGIPGLALYFTGRALGFTVNVDPAALDSYWWTIPVLLLSAVRSGLQEEVIVIGYLYERLGGLGWGRWQVILSTAVLRGSYHLYQGFGAFVGNAVMGVVFGWIYTKWGRLLPLVITHCLLDAVVFVGYPWVAAAFPQLFR; encoded by the coding sequence ATGAGCCGACGGCGAACGTGGACCGAGATCACGATCGTCCTGTTGCTGTCGCTCGGCGGCAGCGCGCTGTACTCGATCCTCCAGATCATCGACGACCTGTCCCAGACGACGCCGCTCGGGCAGCAGTCCACCGCGCTCAACCAGTCGACGACGACCGTGCAGTACGTCGACCTCGCGCGGCAGCTCGTCGGCATCGCCGTGGACCTCGCCCCGGTCGCGCTCGTCTGCTACCTCCTGTGGAGCACCACGCGCCCGCACCTGTCCCGGCTCGGCATCGACCGCTTCCGGGTGCGTCCGGACCTCGGCGGCGCGGCGCTCATCGCACTGTGCATCGGCATCCCGGGGCTCGCGCTGTACTTCACGGGCAGGGCCCTCGGCTTCACGGTGAACGTCGACCCCGCGGCGCTCGACTCGTACTGGTGGACGATCCCCGTTCTGCTGCTCTCGGCGGTCCGGTCGGGGCTGCAGGAAGAGGTCATCGTCATCGGCTACCTCTACGAGCGACTCGGCGGACTCGGGTGGGGCCGGTGGCAGGTCATCCTCTCCACTGCGGTCCTCCGCGGGAGCTACCACCTGTACCAGGGCTTCGGCGCCTTCGTCGGGAACGCGGTGATGGGCGTCGTGTTCGGGTGGATCTACACGAAGTGGGGCAGGCTCCTCCCTCTGGTCATCACGCACTGCCTGCTCGACGCCGTCGTGTTCGTCGGCTACCCGTGGGTGGCGGCCGCGTTCCCCCAGCTGTTCCGGTGA